The region AACCATATGACATTGCTGCTGGTTGCTTCAATGTCCCAGAGCAATGCTGTCACCACAGAAGGTGTCTGCATTACGCAACATGTTTACCACAGGCACCGATTGTCTCCGTCCACAAGTTAGGATCTTCACAAGGTCCTGACGGAATCGCTTGTCCGCAAAACAGTACAGGAAGATGTTGATAGAGGAGTTCAGCAGGCCCAACATGTTGGAAATGTCCGAGCCTAATCTCCAGGAGAGTTCTGCATGCCTGTCGATGTTGTTTATGCGCAAgatcaacaaataaacaagtcgTGGCAGCCACAACAGGACAAAGACTGTGCTGATGGTGAGGAGGATGTATATGGGTTTGTTGGATATGCGGGTAGTTGGTCGTAGCGGTATGTTTGAAGGTGTGGAAACTTTGGCACGGACCTGGCATGGGTTAGCAACACTGCTAGTGGTAAGCAGCCTGGGCCGTCCCTGTGTCTCAGTATCAGACCTTGGTCTTGTGCCCTGAGTATGTTCTTGCCTTGGTAACTCTTGCGGTGGTTGCAAGGGGAAGGTCTCACATGGTGTAATATTCTGTGCCCTTCTGCTGTTGCTTGCTTGGGAGTTGTCATCTCTTTCAACAGGAGAGCTTGAATTTTTGAGTCTGTTGTTTACACCCAAGGATAGACTAGTTTGCTGCACTCTTCTGAGTCCTCTGAGCCGATGTATGATCAGTCCGTTCTGGATGATAATGAACACAAAGGGAAGGAAGAAGGATAGCGTACTCTGTCCCCATATCAGAGTCAGTCTGTACGCTGCAGATATGTCTTCTCTCAGGTCGCAAATGAAAAATGTGCCGTTCCTACTTGTAAAAGTCTTGGGCTCCTCAGAGAAGAAGTGGGGTAAAGCAAACAGGTAAGACAGCGCAAACACTACAGCTATGATGGCCTTCGCTGTGGACGGCTTGCA is a window of Branchiostoma lanceolatum isolate klBraLanc5 chromosome 8, klBraLanc5.hap2, whole genome shotgun sequence DNA encoding:
- the LOC136440237 gene encoding probable G-protein coupled receptor 139, whose translation is MEALHIANHVYYTVLAAFGLPTNVLTIWILVQRRKKPGETKATSSLYLIALAAADSLVLIFIVIIERVVHSLILGSRVSFGLFCPWLIWLDYGTHNASIWIIVAYTTERFVAVHFPIWRHRVCKPSTAKAIIAVVFALSYLFALPHFFSEEPKTFTSRNGTFFICDLREDISAAYRLTLIWGQSTLSFFLPFVFIIIQNGLIIHRLRGLRRVQQTSLSLGVNNRLKNSSSPVERDDNSQASNSRRAQNITPCETFPLQPPQELPRQEHTQGTRPRSDTETQGRPRLLTTSSVANPCQVRAKVSTPSNIPLRPTTRISNKPIYILLTISTVFVLLWLPRLVYLLILRINNIDRHAELSWRLGSDISNMLGLLNSSINIFLYCFADKRFRQDLVKILTCGRRQSVPVVNMLRNADTFCGDSIALGH